In one Saimiri boliviensis isolate mSaiBol1 chromosome 19, mSaiBol1.pri, whole genome shotgun sequence genomic region, the following are encoded:
- the LOC101049948 gene encoding prefoldin subunit 4 — translation MAATMKKAAAEDVNVTFEDQQKINKFARNTSRITELKEEIEVKKKQLQNLEDACDDIMLADDDCLMIPYQIGDVFISHSQEETQEMLEEAKKNLQEEIDALESRVESIQRVLADLKVQLYAKFGSNINLEADES, via the coding sequence ATGGCGGCCACCATGAAGAAGGCGGCTGCAGAAGATGTCAATGTTACTTTCGAAGATcaacaaaagataaacaaatttgCACGGAATACAAGTAGAATCACAGAgctgaaggaagaaatagaagtaaaaaagaaacaactccaAAACCTAGAAGATGCTTGTGATGACATCATGCTTGCAGATGATGACTGCTTAATGATACCTTATCAGATTGGTGATGTTTTCATTAGCCATTCTCAAGAAGAAACACAAGAAATGTtagaagaagcaaagaaaaacttGCAAGAAGAAATTGACGCCTTAGAATCCAGAGTGGAATCAATTCAGCGGGTGTTAGCAGATTTGAAAGTTCAGTTGTATGCAAAATTTGGGAGCAACATAAACCTTGAAGCCGATGaaagttaa